The Flavivirga eckloniae genomic interval GTGCAAACCAAATATCCCACACGATATATCCTTAAAATGCTAAACGTGATAGAATCTTCTCTTAAACCTTATTTATTAGACACAGAGAAAAAATAAAAGTCACAACTTAATTAAAAAAATCTTTAGAGGGTATTTAATTCCGTTATTTTATGTAGCTTAACGGCATAGTTTATAACAATTTATTATAATTTTTTTCAATTTTAATATGAAACTATAATGCTGTTAAAATATTATTTTTGTGTAACAAGAATGCATAGCACGAGATGATTCTAAAAATGAAATTAAGAAAGCTACTTATATTTTTATTTGTTTTTTTTAGTTCTTTAGTAATTTTTGGACAAATTAAAGTTTCAGAATTTATTCAAACATCAAAACTTTCAGAAACAGATAACAATGCACTTTATTTTATTGATTTTTGGGCTACATGGTGTGGGCCGTGTATTCATGCATCTAAATATCTAGAAACTCTTCAAAAACAAAATCCTAATAACTTTTATATTATATCGCTAACCAAGGAAAATCCAGAAGCAGTTAAGCAATTTATAAGGAAACATAAAACAGGATTAGCAATTGCCATAGATTTTAAAGGAGAAACCTATAGAAAACATAAGGTTTTGAGCTTGCCATATGGTGTTTTGTACAATGCCGAGGGAACCAAGTTGTGGGAAGGTCATCCTGCCGAATTTAAGCAGTACCATATTAAAAGGTATTTAAAAAGAAACAGCAAACGAATTGCTGTTAATGAGATGTTTCAAACAAGTATATATAAAGAAGAAACATCAAAAGAAGCTTTTGTACTTAACAAAGACTTTGAGTTTTTTAGACTAAAAGAAGATCTAAATTTCAATTCATTACAAATAAAGAAGCTTAATGGAGTTTTAGAATTAAAAGGAAACTTAAAAGATATTTTAGCATATACATTGCATGTTTATAAAAAGCAAATTAATCTTTCTGAAGATTTAAATGAATCCTACCAAATGCAGTTTAAGTTGGACTCAAATGCGTTTTTTAACCAAACGGAAACGATTATGAAAGCTTTATCAATTAATAAGCAACTTGTAAAGGATAAAGGAGAAGTATTGGTTTTTAATATTGTAAAACCAACTTTTTGGGACACTAGGCAAATAGAATGGGGTAATGATAGTCCGCATTTTTTAATAGGAGAGGCAGATATACAAGCAGACAATGTGTCTCTTAGTCGGGTAAAATACCAATTGTCAAACCTATTAGAAACTCCAGTACTGTTAGAGGATTATGTAGATGATAGTAAATTACACGATTGGCAAATACACTATAAATATTTTGATTTAATGGTAGCTAATATGAATGATAATTATGGTATTAAAATAGAAAAGAAAATTACCGATTATACACAATATGTAATAACAAAAAAAGCTCCTTAAAAAGGAGCTTTCAATTTTCAAGCAAAGTATTCGTCCCCCAAGTTTAATTGCTCAAAACTCTAAATTCTGTTCTTCTATTCTTTTTGTGTTCAGACTCAGCACAATCTACACCATTAGAACAGCGATTTACTAATCTTGTTTCTCCATATCCTTTGGCAGATAATCTGCTTCTGGAAATACCTTTAGATACTAAATAGTTAACAACTGAATTTGCACGTTGTTGAGATAAAGACATGTTATAATCGTCATTACCTCTAGAGTCTGTATGAGACATAAGCTCTATGCTTACAGGTTTGTTTTTAAGTAAAGGCAATAACGTTTCATCTATAACCCTTTTAGAAGCAGGAGTAATACGTGCACTGGCTAATTCGTAAAAAATAGGTAATACATTAGCATCCAATAGTCCGCAATCTACTTCTTCCCAAGTCGTAATGCCTCCCTTTTTAGCTAAAACAGTTTTAGTTACTGTTTTGTTTCTGGCAGCCACAGTTACACTTCTTGTTGTAGCAGGAGTTGCCACAACTTGTCTTTTAATTGTAGCGTATTCAGCAGGAATATCAATTTCATTCATTCTGGCTGGTGTTTTTATAACACGTTTTTTGTAGACGGTATTTACCTCAGAAATAGGTATATTGTTAGTAGAAGCGTCGTTCGCCAATGTGGTAAAGCCTACATCTTTAAACCGTGCAGGATATTCAACAAAACAAGCTACAACACAATCATC includes:
- a CDS encoding OmpA family protein translates to MKTNLFLSLFLLLSLGFSQAQNLPENPEPGKCYVKCITKDEFKDIEETIEVYPSYTKLEIVPATYKTVEERVLVKEATKKFVYVPATYETVEVSYVKKEGRTDLKVIPASFGSDSRTFEIYPKTSGWEYKETACNSPSKDDCVVACFVEYPARFKDVGFTTLANDASTNNIPISEVNTVYKKRVIKTPARMNEIDIPAEYATIKRQVVATPATTRSVTVAARNKTVTKTVLAKKGGITTWEEVDCGLLDANVLPIFYELASARITPASKRVIDETLLPLLKNKPVSIELMSHTDSRGNDDYNMSLSQQRANSVVNYLVSKGISRSRLSAKGYGETRLVNRCSNGVDCAESEHKKNRRTEFRVLSN
- a CDS encoding TlpA family protein disulfide reductase, translating into MKLRKLLIFLFVFFSSLVIFGQIKVSEFIQTSKLSETDNNALYFIDFWATWCGPCIHASKYLETLQKQNPNNFYIISLTKENPEAVKQFIRKHKTGLAIAIDFKGETYRKHKVLSLPYGVLYNAEGTKLWEGHPAEFKQYHIKRYLKRNSKRIAVNEMFQTSIYKEETSKEAFVLNKDFEFFRLKEDLNFNSLQIKKLNGVLELKGNLKDILAYTLHVYKKQINLSEDLNESYQMQFKLDSNAFFNQTETIMKALSINKQLVKDKGEVLVFNIVKPTFWDTRQIEWGNDSPHFLIGEADIQADNVSLSRVKYQLSNLLETPVLLEDYVDDSKLHDWQIHYKYFDLMVANMNDNYGIKIEKKITDYTQYVITKKAP